The segment CTTCATGTCCACTGCGCCCCGGCCCCACACGTACCCGTCCTCGACGGCCCCGGAGAACGGATGCACGCTCCAGTCGGCGGGCTCGGCCGGCACGACATCCAGGTGTCCGTGGACCAGCAGCGCGCCGCGAGAGGAGTCCGCCCCACGCAGCCAGGCGAACACGTTGCCTCGACCGGGAGCACCGGACTCGACGTACTCCGTTTCGTACCCCACCTCCTCGAGCTTGCTCGCCACCCACTCGGCGCATTCCTTCTCACCGACCGTGGTCTCGAGCTCCCCCGTGTTCGAGGTGTCGAAACGGATGAGGGAACTGACGAGATCCACGACTTCGTCGAGGGCAACGGTGGCATCGACATCGCCTGGGTTTCCGGGGTTGCTCACATCGTTGGGCACACGTCGTTCCTACCACCAGAATCCGCTCCGGGCACCATGAGAAACGGCCTCGAGCATGAACTGACGTGGGGATTTGGGTTATCGGGAACCCGTCGGATAATCTTACGCAGCACACAGCGGCCGGCTGTGAAAGCAACAAAAGAATATGCGGCAGAGGTCGCACTTGTCCGAGTGGCGGAATGGCAGACGCGCTAGCTTGAGGTGCTAGTGTCCTATTAACGGACGTGGGGGTTCAAGTCCCCCCTCGGACACCGTCTGAAAGATGTAGCCAGACAGAGATTTTCACAGATCTGAGTTGAGACAGACGAAACGGACCCTGATTCTTCGGAATCGGGGTCTTTTTCGTTCTGCACTCGCTTCTTTCGGCTCGAAGGGGCCGATGCTAGGAGACCGAATATGGACGCGATCGACCCGACCGATCTCGAGACGTGCCTGCGAGTGCTGAAGCAGGCCGCAGAGCTGGACAAGAATCATCCGGATTCGATCGCTGTGCAGCGCGCGTCCGGTGCCATGTTCAAAGACCTCAAGCGTGCTCGACGCGTCGCCGCGCGCAATGCCGTCAACGCGGCCGACCGTGCCGTCGTCGCCGCCACCGCGACAGGATCCCCGGACCGGATCGACGACGAGACAGCAGGACTGTCTCTCACCTCCCGCGCCGAAGGAGACATCGCAGGCACGCTGATCAAGGCTCGTCCCTGCTACATCTGCAAGCAGCGCTACACCCACGTCGACTCGTTCTATCACCAGCTGTGCCCGGAGTGCGCGACGCTCAATCGCGGCAAGCGGAACGCTCGAACCGACCTGTCCGGTCGGCGGGCTTTGCTGACCGGTGGGCGGGCGAAGATCGGCATGTACATCGCACTTCGACTGCTTCGCGACGGTGCCCACACCACGATCACCACTCGTTTTCCCAACGATGCCGTGCGGCGCTTCGCGGCGATGGACGACAGCGACCAGTGGCTGCATCGTCTGCGCGTCGTCGGTATCGATCTTCGCGATCCGGCTCAGGTTGTGGCACTTGCCGATTCGGTCGCGGCAGAGGGTCCTCTGGACATCCTGATCAACAATGCCGCACAGACCGTCAAGCGCTCCCCCGGTTCCTACAGCGCTCTGGCCGACGCCGAGGCCGAAGCTCTGCCTGCGGCCCTGACCGAGGGCTCAGGACCGGAGCGCATCACGTTCGGCAAGACCAGCGATGCGCACCCCGCGTCGCTGGCGAGCTCGTTGCCTGCCACCGCGATCGGCGACAGGTCGACCGCTGCTCTGAGTGCCGACGACGTTGCCTCGCTGGCCATGGTCGCCGGTTCGGTCACGGCCGAGAGGATCGAGAGCGGGCTCGCCATCGATGCAGGCGGCCTGGTGCCCGATCTGGCCGAGACCAACAGCTGGATCCACACCGTCGAGCAGGTGGACCCGGTGGAACTGCTCGAGGTGCAGCTCTGCAATTCCGTCGCACCCTTCATCCTGGTCTCGCGGCTCCGCACCGCGATGGAAGCCTCGGAGGCGCGACGAAAGTACGTCGTGAACGTCTCGGCCATGGAGGGCCAGTTCGGCCGCGCCTACAAGGGGCCGGGTCATCCCCACACCAACATGGCCAAGGCCGCGCTGAACATGCTGACGCGCACCAGCGCGAAGGAGATGCTCGACAGCGGGATCCTGATGACCGCCGTCGACACCGGTTGGATCACCGACGAGCGGCCACACCCCACCAAGATGCGGCTCGCCGACGAGGGTTTCCACGCTCCTCTCGACCTGGTGGACGGTGCCGCTCGGGTGTACGACCCGATCGTGCAGGGAGAACTCGGAATCGATCTGTACGGCTCCTTCCTCAAGGACTATCAGCCGTCACCCTGGTGATTTTCGCGTGCGTCCCCCTCGGCGAACGCGGACTGCGATACTCGT is part of the Rhodococcus sp. SBT000017 genome and harbors:
- a CDS encoding SDR family NAD(P)-dependent oxidoreductase, translating into MDAIDPTDLETCLRVLKQAAELDKNHPDSIAVQRASGAMFKDLKRARRVAARNAVNAADRAVVAATATGSPDRIDDETAGLSLTSRAEGDIAGTLIKARPCYICKQRYTHVDSFYHQLCPECATLNRGKRNARTDLSGRRALLTGGRAKIGMYIALRLLRDGAHTTITTRFPNDAVRRFAAMDDSDQWLHRLRVVGIDLRDPAQVVALADSVAAEGPLDILINNAAQTVKRSPGSYSALADAEAEALPAALTEGSGPERITFGKTSDAHPASLASSLPATAIGDRSTAALSADDVASLAMVAGSVTAERIESGLAIDAGGLVPDLAETNSWIHTVEQVDPVELLEVQLCNSVAPFILVSRLRTAMEASEARRKYVVNVSAMEGQFGRAYKGPGHPHTNMAKAALNMLTRTSAKEMLDSGILMTAVDTGWITDERPHPTKMRLADEGFHAPLDLVDGAARVYDPIVQGELGIDLYGSFLKDYQPSPW